The Leptospira sp. WS60.C2 genome includes the window GTCTTCCGTGAATAAATGTTTAAACTCAGCATATGTTTTCGGGAAGGCCACACATTCAATTTCTCCTGTTTGGTCTTCCAACATAAAGTTCACAAATTCTTCTTTTTTCTTTGTGAGTTTGACAACCTTCTTCGAAAGAACACCTGCAATCTCAACTTTTGATTTTGGGCGAACTTCCTCTAAGTTTTCGATGGAAGTCGGATTTAATGTTTTGAGTTGTTCTGTAAACTTATCAAGTGGATGACCAGATAAATACAATCCCGTTGTTTCTTTTTCTCGTCGGAGAAGTTCATCACCACTCCATTCCAAACCATCCTTAGGAAGATTTAAATTTTCTTCCCCACCTCCGTTGGCTCCACCAAACAAAGAAAATTGACCTTCTTTCTCTTCCGCTTGTTTTTTATTCGCATAATTGAGAATGACATCAGTGGATTCAAAAATAGCTTTTCTTGTATAACCAAAAGAATCAAAAGCACCACCTTGTGCCAGTGACTCCAAAACTTTTTTATTTGCCAAACGAGTGTCTAGTTTTTTTGTAAAGTCGCTGAGTTGGTGATATCCGCCCAGTTCGTTTCGATTCTTGATGATATTTTCTGCGGCAAGTTCCCCTACCCCTTTGATCGAAGACAATCCAAACCGAACGGTTTTATCATCGGTGATCTCAAACGAAATTCCAGATTCTTTGATGTCTGGTCCAAGAATTCGAATCCCCATATCTTTTGCATTGTTGATGTATTTCACAACGTCGGTGATTTTGGAATGATCTCCCGAAAGCAGTGCAGTGAGATATTCGATGGAATAATTTGCTTTTAAAAAAGCTGTTTGATACGTAACAAAGGCATAAGCAACCGAGTGTGATTTATTAAAACCATACTCACCAAACTTTTCTAATTGTTCAAAAAGTTCAGTCGCAAGTTTTTCATTGATCTTCTTTTCTATCGCACCCTTAACAAACTTTTCCTTGAGGGCGGGAAGTTTGGATTTGTCTTTTTTGGCCATCGCCTTACGGAGAACATCGGAATCCCCTACAGAGAATCCACCCATGATTCGCGAAATACCCATTACCTGCTCTTGGTAAACAACTACACCATACGTTTCGCCTAACACCTCTGCTAAACTTTCATGCGGGAAGATCACTTTTTTCTTACCGTTTTTACGATCTAAGTAATCATCCAACATCCCAGATCCCATTGGACCTGGCCGGTATAACGCAAGCAAGGCGGCAATCTCTTCAAATTTTTGCACTTGTGCTTTCGCAAAAAGGTCACGAATTCCCGAAGAAGAGTCCAACTGGAATATCCCAAGTACATTTGCTTTTCGTAACAAACTAAAGGTAGCCGGGTCATCTAAAGGAATGGTATCTAAATCAAGTTTGATTCCATGTCGTTTTTCAATGAGTTTAGTGGCGTGATGGATGGTAGTTAAGTTTTTAAGGCCTAAGATATCCATCTTGATGAGACCCACTTGTTCCGACATGTTTTTGTCGTACTGAGTGACAATCGACCTACCATCTCGACCAGGTTCACTCACTGTTGAGAGAGGAACGATGTCTTCTAAGGCAGTTGGTGCAATGACAACACCAGCAGCGTGCCTTCCCACCTGACGGTAGTTCCCTTCTAGTTTTTGGGCGATGGAAAAAACCTTTTTGTTGAGATCTGATTTTTCTGCTACATCCCGAAGGTCTTTGGATGTTTCGACTGCTTCCTGGATGGTGATTCCTAATTTTTTAGGAAACAACTTACTCATTTCATTCACTTCGGAAAATGGGACATTAAACACGCGAGCAACGTCTTTGATTGCCGCTTTTGCGGCAAGGGACCCAAAGGTAATGATTTGGCCGACTCGATCTTCACCATACCTTTGTTTGATGTAATTGATCACTTCTTCACGTCGTTCCACGCAGAAGTCCGTATCAATATCGGGCATGTCTTTACGATCTGGATTGAGGAATCGTTCAAAGAGTAAGTTATAACGGATTGGATCTACGTTTGTAATACCAAGAGCATAGGCAATGATAGAACCTGCCGCCGAACCACGGCCAGGTCCAACGGGGATTCCAGTGCGTCTGGCAAAATTGATATAATCTTGGACAATCAGAAAGTATCCGGCAAAATGCATATTCCGAATGGTTTGCATTTCAAATTCGGTTCGTTCTTTGACAACAGGTGTAATCTCTTTGTATTTTTCTTGGATCCCTTCCCAAACCAACTTTTCCAAATAACTGTCA containing:
- the dnaE gene encoding DNA polymerase III subunit alpha — encoded protein: MEDFAHLHLHTTYSMLDGAIRISDLMKRVKELGMSSVAITDHGNMYGAIEFYKEAVKHEVKPIIGCEFYVTPSRSAETELDEIADGGAYHIILLCKNEVGYQNIIKLASRSFTEGFYRKPRIDYDLLERHSEGLVCLTACLAGEVNRKILEGKEDKAYALAGRLHEIFRKEDFYMEIQDHGIPEQKIVAEAVIGFSKRTGIPLVLTNDSHFLTKDDREAQDILLRIGMRKNIDDEMRFGFNENFYVKSPDEMKALFPNHLDAYYNTLAIRDKCSLNFQFGNPLLPPFEVPPGYDTDSYLEKLVWEGIQEKYKEITPVVKERTEFEMQTIRNMHFAGYFLIVQDYINFARRTGIPVGPGRGSAAGSIIAYALGITNVDPIRYNLLFERFLNPDRKDMPDIDTDFCVERREEVINYIKQRYGEDRVGQIITFGSLAAKAAIKDVARVFNVPFSEVNEMSKLFPKKLGITIQEAVETSKDLRDVAEKSDLNKKVFSIAQKLEGNYRQVGRHAAGVVIAPTALEDIVPLSTVSEPGRDGRSIVTQYDKNMSEQVGLIKMDILGLKNLTTIHHATKLIEKRHGIKLDLDTIPLDDPATFSLLRKANVLGIFQLDSSSGIRDLFAKAQVQKFEEIAALLALYRPGPMGSGMLDDYLDRKNGKKKVIFPHESLAEVLGETYGVVVYQEQVMGISRIMGGFSVGDSDVLRKAMAKKDKSKLPALKEKFVKGAIEKKINEKLATELFEQLEKFGEYGFNKSHSVAYAFVTYQTAFLKANYSIEYLTALLSGDHSKITDVVKYINNAKDMGIRILGPDIKESGISFEITDDKTVRFGLSSIKGVGELAAENIIKNRNELGGYHQLSDFTKKLDTRLANKKVLESLAQGGAFDSFGYTRKAIFESTDVILNYANKKQAEEKEGQFSLFGGANGGGEENLNLPKDGLEWSGDELLRREKETTGLYLSGHPLDKFTEQLKTLNPTSIENLEEVRPKSKVEIAGVLSKKVVKLTKKKEEFVNFMLEDQTGEIECVAFPKTYAEFKHLFTEDNTVFIKGILERIDADESELKGQIIVNKLEELNSVTIEKKMEKTLHLTINMKEEKNRDVILKLQDILSVHRGASSVFFHLVGNGDEKKVIRAHDHFSIEITSDLMKMLTDILGKGAVRYTVGEEVRVYG